The segment TGCGGACGGCTGTCGGATTGATCGTCACGACCTCGGCCGACCCGCGGGCCCCGCCGGCGAGTTCGGGCAAGGTCAGCTCCATCGGAACCGAGATGACGAGTTCGTTGTATTCGTCGAGGTTGAGCACCAGACCGTCGCGGAACATGATCCGCTGCAGTGTGCGCCCCTGGATCCATTGTTCGGTCATTTTCCCACTGTGGGCCGTTGCTGGGCGCGGCACAAGAGGCCATCGATCGTTCGCTCCGGTTCAGGGCCCCAGCCGCGGCCCTGACTGTAGAGCGCAGGTGAAAGCCGCTGGTCGAATCCCCTCCGGACGGCCCTCGATCGGCCACAATGTTCGCTGATGTAAACGTATCCGACCCGCGGGCGTAAACTCCACGCATCGGGGGAAGGGTTCACGCCGCGAGCCGGTCCATGTACGTGCACTAATGAAAGGGCTGAGTTGCCCGCATCAGACAACCGCATTCCCGAAACCGGCCTCAAACCGCACTTCGTGGATGTTCAGGCGCATTACGACCTGTCGGACGACTTTTTCCGGCTGTTTCTGGATCCCACCCAGACATACAGCTGCGCCTACTTCGAACGCGACGACATGACGTTGGAGGAGGCTCAGTACGCGAAGATCGACCTCTCGCTGGGCAAGCTGGGACTGCAGCCGGGGATGAAACTGCTCGATATCGGCTGCGGGTGGGGGGCGACCCTGAAACGGGCGATCGAGCGCTACGACGTCGACGTGGTCGGGCTGACGTTGAGCCGCAACCAGCAGGCCCACGTGCAGAAATTGTTCGATGGCCTGAACACCGACCGGTCCCGCGAGGTGCTCCTGCAGGGTTGGGAACAGTTCTCCGGTTCGGTCGACCGCATCGTGTCCATCGGTGCGTTCGAGCACTTCGGAGCCAGCCGGTACGACGACTTCTTCAAGATGGCCTACGCCGCTCTGCCGGCCGACGGCACCATGCTGCTGCACACCATCGTCAAGCCCAGCGATGCCGACTTCGCCGAGCGCGGGCTGCCGCTGACCATGACGAAGCTCAAGTTCTTCAAGTTCATCATGGACGAGATCTTCCCCGGCGGCATGCTGCCGTTCGTGTCCGTGGTGGAAGAGCACGCCGCCCAGGCCGGTTACGAGGTGCAGCGAGTGCAGTCGCTCCGCCTGCACTATGCGCGCACGCTGTCCATCTGGGCGGACACCCTGCGGGCGCGGCGGGACGAGGCGCTTGCCATCCAGTCAGAAGAGGTCTACGACAGGTACATGAGGTACCTGACCGGCTGCTCGGACCTGTTCCGCGACGGGTACACCGACGTCTGCCAGTTCACCCTGCACAAGCCCTGACGGGCTAGCGCGCAGCGTACAGGGAGCGGCGCAGATCCTCGGTCAGTTCCCGCTTGGCCCAGGTGTCGGTGGACACGACGACATAGACGTTGCGCCCGCGCACGGCGACCCGTTCGACGCTGTCCGGGTCGTCGCGCGCGGTGCGCAGCACGGTGAAGGCCACCGCGAAGCTGGTGGTGCCGATGTGGTCACAGACGGCGTCGATCCGCACGCCGTCCCGCC is part of the Mycobacterium adipatum genome and harbors:
- a CDS encoding acyl-CoA thioesterase, encoding MVTAVSSLRIVPRYAEIDQQGVVFNGHYLTWFDEACTALLAEHGLDYAEMTDAGIDFQVVHSEIDYLASVRWRDGVRIDAVCDHIGTTSFAVAFTVLRTARDDPDSVERVAVRGRNVYVVVSTDTWAKRELTEDLRRSLYAAR
- a CDS encoding cyclopropane mycolic acid synthase family methyltransferase; translation: MPETGLKPHFVDVQAHYDLSDDFFRLFLDPTQTYSCAYFERDDMTLEEAQYAKIDLSLGKLGLQPGMKLLDIGCGWGATLKRAIERYDVDVVGLTLSRNQQAHVQKLFDGLNTDRSREVLLQGWEQFSGSVDRIVSIGAFEHFGASRYDDFFKMAYAALPADGTMLLHTIVKPSDADFAERGLPLTMTKLKFFKFIMDEIFPGGMLPFVSVVEEHAAQAGYEVQRVQSLRLHYARTLSIWADTLRARRDEALAIQSEEVYDRYMRYLTGCSDLFRDGYTDVCQFTLHKP